One Stenotrophomonas oahuensis genomic region harbors:
- a CDS encoding pyridoxal phosphate-dependent aminotransferase: protein MSTPPLKPLATRERLSEVRYEIRGELARRARELEAQGRTLIKLNIGNPGNFGFRAPEHLQRAIADDMGRTDPYTHQQGLPVAREAIAAAYARRGAPDAHPDRVFIGNGVSELIDLSLRALLNPGDEVLVPSPDYPLWSAATILNDGRPVYYRCAPENGFQPDPSEIETLVSSRTRAIVLINPNNPSGASYPRELLERIVEIARKHNLLLMVDEIYDQILYDGAQFQPVAPLAGDHPCITFSGLSKVHRACGWRVGWAMLSGAAEQLGEFRAAMDLLSALRLCANVPGQYAIDAAVNGPDTVSELCAPGGRLYETRRAVIEACNASEHLSLVAPAGALYAFPAVVGAAAKAFDDHDFALELMNEEGVLVVPGSSFNVPYRHHFRVTLLPEASVMRDVFARIDRALARRAEANTKVVPLKPRSVA from the coding sequence ATGTCAACGCCACCGCTGAAGCCGCTCGCCACCCGCGAGCGCCTGTCCGAAGTCCGCTACGAGATCCGGGGCGAACTGGCACGACGAGCGCGTGAGCTGGAAGCCCAGGGCCGCACCCTGATCAAGCTGAACATCGGTAACCCGGGCAACTTCGGCTTCCGCGCGCCGGAACACCTGCAGCGCGCGATTGCCGACGACATGGGCCGCACCGATCCCTATACCCACCAGCAGGGCCTGCCGGTCGCACGCGAGGCGATTGCCGCTGCGTATGCCCGCCGCGGCGCGCCAGACGCACACCCGGACCGGGTGTTCATCGGCAATGGCGTCAGCGAGCTGATCGACCTGTCGCTGCGCGCCCTGCTCAACCCGGGCGATGAAGTGCTGGTGCCCTCGCCGGACTACCCGCTGTGGTCGGCCGCCACCATCCTCAATGACGGCCGCCCGGTGTATTACCGCTGCGCCCCGGAGAACGGCTTCCAGCCCGACCCGAGCGAGATTGAAACGCTGGTGTCTTCGCGCACCCGCGCCATCGTGCTGATCAATCCGAACAACCCCAGTGGCGCAAGCTACCCGCGCGAGCTGCTGGAGCGCATTGTTGAGATCGCCCGCAAGCACAACCTGCTGCTGATGGTCGATGAAATCTACGACCAGATCCTCTACGACGGCGCGCAGTTCCAGCCGGTGGCACCGCTGGCCGGCGATCATCCCTGCATCACCTTCAGCGGCCTGAGCAAGGTGCACCGCGCCTGCGGCTGGCGCGTGGGCTGGGCGATGCTGTCCGGTGCCGCCGAACAGCTGGGCGAGTTCCGCGCGGCGATGGACCTGCTGAGCGCGCTGCGCCTGTGCGCGAACGTGCCGGGCCAGTACGCCATCGACGCGGCGGTGAACGGACCGGACACCGTTTCCGAACTGTGCGCCCCAGGCGGCCGCCTGTATGAAACCCGCCGCGCCGTGATTGAAGCCTGCAACGCCAGCGAGCACCTGTCGCTGGTGGCTCCGGCCGGCGCGCTGTACGCCTTCCCGGCAGTGGTGGGTGCGGCGGCGAAAGCCTTCGACGACCACGACTTCGCGCTGGAACTGATGAACGAGGAAGGCGTGCTGGTGGTGCCGGGCTCGAGCTTCAACGTGCCCTACCGCCACCACTTCCGCGTGACCCTGCTGCCGGAAGCAAGTGTGATGCGCGACGTGTTCGCCCGCATCGACCGCGCCCTGGCGCGCCGTGCCGAGGCCAACACCAAGGTGGTGCCACTCAAGCCGCGCAGCGTGGCCTGA
- a CDS encoding SGNH/GDSL hydrolase family protein has translation MALRYLALGDSYTIGEGVAVEGRWPMQLAAALRANGVDIADPQIIATTGWTTDELDAGIDAAAPQGLFDLVTLLIGVNNQYRGRSVDEYRSEFTALLERAIGFAGQRAKRVLVLAIPDWGVTPFAAGSGRDVAQIARELDSYNAAAAAVCAEHDVAFIDTAPVSRARGGEAAMLADDGLHPSAALYTHWFQQAYPVAYRHLNDEVLP, from the coding sequence ATGGCGCTGCGTTACCTGGCGCTGGGCGATTCGTACACCATTGGTGAGGGCGTCGCGGTCGAAGGCCGCTGGCCGATGCAGCTGGCCGCCGCCTTGCGCGCGAACGGTGTGGACATCGCGGACCCGCAGATCATCGCCACGACCGGCTGGACCACCGACGAGCTCGACGCCGGCATTGACGCGGCCGCACCGCAAGGGCTGTTTGACCTGGTCACCCTGCTGATCGGGGTGAACAACCAGTATCGCGGGCGCTCGGTTGACGAGTACCGCAGCGAATTCACCGCACTGCTCGAACGCGCGATTGGCTTCGCCGGTCAGCGCGCGAAGCGGGTGCTGGTACTGGCGATTCCGGATTGGGGCGTGACCCCGTTTGCCGCCGGTTCCGGGCGTGACGTGGCGCAGATCGCGCGCGAGCTGGACAGCTACAACGCGGCGGCAGCCGCCGTCTGCGCCGAACACGACGTTGCCTTCATTGACACCGCACCGGTCAGCCGCGCACGCGGTGGCGAGGCGGCCATGCTGGCCGACGACGGCCTGCATCCTTCCGCCGCGCTGTATACCCACTGGTTCCAGCAGGCGTATCCGGTCGCGTACCGGCACTTGAACGATGAGGTACTCCCCTGA
- a CDS encoding methyltransferase domain-containing protein — MPAQRFGNRRDYYYTRGKLGSDPLFPGVLTALRGDTQPLLDIGCGLGLLAHVLRQDGQSMPYLGVDVDADKIARAVRADRRAGLADTGFDVVDASAALPAHQGSVALLDVLQYLPAQAQPQLLTDAAARVAPGGRLVIRTVLADNSGRDRTTRITDMLAHLVGWMGTRPRHYPDAASVRAPLEAAGLQLQMTPLYGNTPFNNWLFTATRG, encoded by the coding sequence ATGCCGGCGCAGCGCTTCGGCAACCGCCGCGATTACTACTACACGCGCGGCAAGCTCGGCAGCGACCCGCTGTTCCCGGGCGTGCTGACCGCCCTGCGCGGCGACACCCAACCGCTGCTCGACATCGGCTGCGGGCTGGGCCTGCTGGCGCATGTGCTGCGTCAGGACGGCCAGAGCATGCCCTACCTGGGCGTGGACGTGGATGCCGACAAGATCGCCCGCGCGGTCCGCGCCGACCGCCGCGCCGGTTTGGCTGACACTGGCTTTGACGTGGTGGACGCCAGTGCAGCACTGCCGGCACACCAGGGCAGCGTGGCGCTGCTCGACGTGCTGCAGTACCTGCCGGCCCAGGCCCAGCCGCAGCTGCTGACCGACGCTGCCGCGCGCGTGGCACCGGGCGGTCGGTTGGTGATCCGTACGGTGCTGGCCGACAACAGCGGACGCGACCGCACCACCCGCATCACCGACATGCTGGCGCATCTGGTCGGCTGGATGGGCACTCGCCCCCGCCATTATCCGGACGCGGCCAGTGTGCGTGCGCCGCTGGAAGCGGCCGGGCTGCAACTGCAGATGACCCCGCTATACGGCAACACCCCGTTCAACAACTGGCTGTTCACCGCCACGCGCGGTTGA
- a CDS encoding polysaccharide deacetylase family protein: MTVPETLHRIPRRPWRWLPWLVASQLLVVLAWWKAGWLLGLPLMVASHALFMVPVFLPNSRFYAPVLSRLPGTAPRVWLTIDDGPSDETPAVLDLLDRYQAKATFFMVGERALARPDLVHRVLARGHDLGNHSHSHPQTRFWRLGPATMGAEISACQQALTEVSGAPPRWYRSVVGMTNPFVAPALKRLGLTRVGWSARGFDGVNCTPQSVLERLRPALQPGAIVLLHEGAAHGHNLAIIEAVLQELQVKGLRAELPDAPAPIADAPSSPVRPAPTAA; encoded by the coding sequence TGCTGGCCTGGTGGAAGGCCGGCTGGCTGCTGGGCCTGCCCCTGATGGTGGCGTCGCACGCCCTGTTCATGGTGCCGGTGTTCCTGCCCAACAGCCGCTTCTACGCCCCGGTGCTCAGCCGCCTGCCCGGCACGGCTCCTCGGGTGTGGCTGACCATCGACGACGGCCCGTCGGACGAGACCCCAGCCGTGCTGGATCTGCTCGACCGCTACCAGGCCAAAGCCACCTTCTTCATGGTCGGCGAACGCGCCCTGGCCCGCCCTGACCTGGTTCACCGGGTACTCGCACGCGGGCATGACCTCGGCAACCACAGCCACAGCCACCCGCAGACCCGCTTCTGGCGGCTGGGTCCGGCCACCATGGGGGCGGAAATCAGCGCCTGCCAGCAGGCCCTGACCGAGGTGAGCGGCGCGCCGCCGCGCTGGTATCGCTCGGTGGTCGGCATGACCAACCCGTTCGTGGCCCCCGCCCTCAAGCGCCTGGGCCTGACCCGGGTGGGCTGGAGCGCGCGCGGCTTCGACGGTGTGAACTGCACCCCGCAGTCGGTGCTGGAACGCCTGCGTCCCGCCCTGCAGCCTGGTGCCATCGTGCTGCTGCACGAAGGGGCCGCGCACGGCCACAACCTGGCGATTATCGAGGCGGTGCTGCAGGAGCTGCAGGTGAAGGGGCTGCGGGCGGAACTGCCGGATGCGCCCGCTCCCATTGCTGATGCGCCCAGCTCCCCAGTGAGGCCTGCGCCCACAGCAGCGTGA